The following proteins are co-located in the Thermodesulfovibrionales bacterium genome:
- the atpG gene encoding ATP synthase F1 subunit gamma: MPTLRDIKRRIRAVNNTRQITKAMKMVAAAKLRKSQARMLDLRPYAEIMREGLKNIARNTETGIHPLLAARPRKTVQVIVITSDRGLCGAFNTNIVKAATKHVAGLRDEGFNIVISAIGKKAVDYLKRRNIPIRNSWTGLSGRVTYSSAQEVAKDIIEDYVNEAVDEVVIIYNEFKTVMTQHVSVVRLLPLVSLEEEEGEKSLEGDIIFEPSPEEIFNTLLPKNVEIQVFRALLESQASEEAARMTTMENATKSANDVIESLTLQYNKARQASITKELMDIVGGVEALKG, encoded by the coding sequence ATGCCGACGCTCAGGGACATCAAGAGAAGAATCAGGGCTGTTAACAACACCCGGCAGATTACGAAGGCCATGAAGATGGTCGCCGCTGCCAAGCTCAGGAAGTCACAGGCCCGCATGCTCGATCTCAGGCCCTATGCAGAGATAATGAGAGAGGGCCTTAAGAACATTGCGAGGAACACCGAGACAGGTATCCATCCCCTCCTGGCAGCCAGACCGAGGAAGACCGTTCAGGTCATCGTCATCACGAGCGACAGGGGGCTCTGCGGGGCTTTTAATACGAATATTGTGAAGGCTGCAACCAAACATGTCGCAGGCCTAAGGGACGAAGGGTTCAATATCGTCATCAGTGCGATCGGCAAGAAGGCCGTTGATTATTTGAAGCGGAGAAACATCCCGATACGGAACTCCTGGACAGGACTTTCGGGCAGGGTCACCTATTCCAGTGCACAGGAAGTGGCGAAGGATATCATAGAGGATTATGTCAACGAAGCCGTTGATGAGGTCGTCATCATTTACAATGAGTTTAAGACCGTCATGACCCAGCATGTCTCTGTGGTGCGGCTCCTCCCTTTGGTGTCCCTGGAGGAGGAAGAGGGTGAGAAGAGTCTGGAAGGGGACATCATTTTTGAGCCCTCTCCTGAGGAGATCTTTAACACGCTGTTGCCCAAGAATGTGGAGATTCAGGTCTTCCGGGCGCTCCTTGAGTCACAGGCATCAGAGGAGGCTGCGAGGATGACGACCATGGAGAACGCGACGAAGAGCGCCAACGACGTGATCGAAAGCCTGACGCTCCAGTACAACAAGGCGAGACAGGCCTCCATTACGAAAGAACTTATGGATATTGTCGGCGGTGTTGAGGCGCTGAAGGGTTAA